One Anaerolineae bacterium DNA segment encodes these proteins:
- a CDS encoding electron transfer flavoprotein subunit beta/FixA family protein: MKIVVAVKVTPDTAATMRLVDGRADWGDAPLVLNPWDEFAVEAALQLKEAYGGSVTVVSVGDASADEAIRQALAMGCDEAVRIEDAALSPDDTLSTAKVLAAAVQKIGDVDLVLFGRQAVDGDTGLTPAQTARGLGWPYVGLVAAFPGADPGAGTIQAERVIEEGRQVVETRFPAVMSVAKEYGEPRYPSFMGIRKATRKMKQMPVWSLADLGIEAPAVKVHTVELAEPPKKEVVCEFIEGGSPEEIAEKLLDKLMAEKVL, from the coding sequence TTGAAGATCGTAGTAGCCGTCAAAGTGACGCCCGACACGGCCGCGACCATGCGGCTGGTGGACGGGCGGGCGGACTGGGGGGATGCACCCCTGGTGCTCAATCCCTGGGATGAGTTCGCCGTGGAGGCCGCCTTGCAACTCAAGGAGGCGTACGGCGGCTCGGTGACGGTGGTCAGTGTGGGCGATGCCAGCGCTGACGAGGCCATCCGTCAGGCCCTGGCCATGGGCTGCGATGAGGCGGTGCGTATCGAGGATGCGGCCCTGAGCCCCGATGACACGCTGAGCACGGCTAAGGTGCTCGCCGCCGCCGTGCAGAAAATCGGCGATGTGGACCTGGTGCTCTTCGGGCGCCAAGCGGTGGACGGCGACACCGGCCTGACCCCCGCGCAGACGGCGCGGGGGTTGGGCTGGCCGTATGTGGGCCTGGTGGCGGCCTTCCCTGGCGCTGACCCCGGCGCTGGCACCATCCAGGCCGAGCGGGTCATCGAAGAGGGCCGCCAGGTGGTGGAGACCCGCTTCCCCGCCGTGATGAGTGTGGCCAAGGAGTACGGCGAGCCTCGCTATCCGTCCTTCATGGGCATTCGCAAGGCCACGCGTAAGATGAAGCAGATGCCGGTGTGGAGCCTGGCCGACCTGGGCATCGAAGCCCCGGCGGTTAAGGTGCACACGGTGGAACTGGCCGAGCCGCCCAAGAAGGAGGTGGTGTGCGAGTTCATCGAAGGCGGCTCGCCGGAAGAGATCGCGGAGAAGTTGCTGGACAAACTCATGGCGGAGAAGGTGCTGTGA
- a CDS encoding electron transfer flavoprotein subunit alpha/FixB family protein: protein MGNKVWVYIDHFKGEALNPSWEAMGAARLVAEKMGSGVTAVVFGQGVDALAQQAFHYGADEVVVSDDAVFADYRPEPFAETLAQAVKEHGPAVVVFPNSTRGREIAAMVGAALDTGVLADVVELDVEGDRLMAVHPVYAGKLLSKVKSDADPQLVTVRVRAFARPEPDTSRSGEMVKVAPAMAEDAVVTKVKDYATTEGGVSLTEAAIIVSGGRGVSNNPNLTPPPEITDDKEAEVWRGKQGFKLIFELADVLGAAVGASRAAVDAGYIPYEHQVGQTGKVVAPDLYIACGISGAIQHQAGMRNSKVIVAINTDPEAPIFKLARYGVVGDLWEIVPALTKVTKEKLGK from the coding sequence ATGGGCAACAAAGTATGGGTTTATATCGATCACTTCAAGGGTGAGGCGCTCAACCCCTCCTGGGAGGCCATGGGCGCCGCCCGGCTGGTGGCAGAGAAAATGGGCAGCGGGGTGACCGCTGTGGTGTTTGGCCAGGGTGTGGACGCGCTGGCGCAGCAGGCTTTCCATTACGGCGCCGATGAGGTGGTGGTTTCGGACGACGCGGTGTTCGCCGACTACCGCCCGGAGCCCTTTGCCGAAACGCTGGCTCAGGCGGTGAAGGAGCACGGCCCGGCGGTGGTGGTCTTCCCCAACAGCACCCGCGGACGGGAAATTGCGGCCATGGTTGGTGCTGCGCTGGACACGGGCGTGTTGGCCGATGTGGTGGAACTGGATGTCGAGGGCGACCGCCTGATGGCCGTGCATCCGGTCTATGCCGGCAAGTTGCTCTCCAAGGTGAAGAGCGATGCGGACCCGCAACTGGTCACCGTGCGCGTGCGGGCCTTCGCCAGGCCCGAGCCCGACACCAGCCGCAGCGGTGAGATGGTCAAGGTGGCCCCCGCCATGGCCGAGGATGCGGTGGTGACCAAGGTGAAGGATTACGCCACCACCGAGGGCGGCGTGAGCCTGACCGAGGCGGCCATCATCGTTTCCGGTGGGCGTGGTGTTTCGAACAACCCCAACCTGACCCCGCCGCCGGAGATCACCGACGACAAGGAGGCCGAGGTCTGGCGCGGCAAGCAGGGCTTCAAACTCATCTTCGAGTTGGCCGATGTGCTGGGCGCTGCGGTGGGCGCCAGCCGCGCCGCGGTGGACGCAGGTTACATCCCCTACGAGCATCAGGTGGGGCAGACGGGCAAGGTGGTGGCCCCCGACCTGTACATCGCCTGCGGCATTTCCGGTGCCATCCAGCACCAGGCCGGGATGCGCAACAGCAAGGTCATCGTGGCCATCAACACCGACCCCGAAGCGCCTATCTTCAAACTGGCCCGCTACGGCGTGGTGGGCGACCTGTGGGAAATCGTCCCGGCGCTGACCAAGGTGACCAAGGAGAAGTTGGGCAAGTAA
- a CDS encoding aldehyde:ferredoxin oxidoreductase, protein MSVPVEQLKAAHRVLAEYHYELRPVERGYANRTLYINLDDNTIQEKPVTQQMKDLFTGGRGFALWLLWNAVKDDTKWDDPENELVIANGPINGITAYPGSGKSTVVFISPLTGQVVDSNVGGYFGPYLKFSGFDALEIQGKAKEEVIIFIDGDTGKVTIEAAPLEPLDTYELKEQLAEMYKGDSKRGKMAISTITAGPAADYSRYGVLNFSWYDVRRKEMRVKQAARGGAGRVFRDKHIKGIVIRFSNLRGDNNNPAKPELIRKAGTRINREIALLDDKQNQMRRVGTPYLVEIMDHFDLLPVHNFKFGAHPDTHKIDSTVWKKLFTQGMPDGCWAGCQLSCSHGVDHFHLRTGPFKGKAVLVDGPEYENAAGLGANIGTFDPLWVLELNFYCDTYGVDTISFANTLAFCMECWENGILNAERTGGLELTWGNGEAAVELLHQMARGEGFGVLVGQGTKYLVDYFVEHYGADRQFLEDIAMHNKGMEISEYVTKESLAQQGGYGMTLKGGQHDEAWLIFLDQVKKYLPTFEDKAEALHWFPMWRTWFSLHGLCKLPWNDIIPEGNEDTPEPHKVPEHLENYTWLYEGITGQKVTVDDLIRQSERVYNFQRVFALRLGYGTREYDYVPYRAMGPVTVEEYESRQERYDHQLRELGFDVDNMTTEEKVAALRRHRYEQYEQLMDAVYKRRGWDEHGIPTVEKLRELGIDLPEVVAVVEKARQRYAQK, encoded by the coding sequence ATGTCGGTGCCGGTGGAACAACTCAAGGCAGCCCATCGCGTGTTGGCTGAATATCACTACGAACTCCGCCCGGTCGAGCGGGGGTATGCCAATCGCACGCTGTATATCAATCTGGACGACAACACCATCCAGGAGAAGCCCGTCACCCAGCAGATGAAAGATTTGTTCACGGGTGGCCGCGGCTTTGCGCTGTGGCTTTTGTGGAACGCGGTCAAGGATGACACCAAGTGGGACGACCCGGAGAACGAGTTGGTCATCGCCAACGGCCCCATCAACGGGATCACGGCCTATCCCGGGAGCGGGAAGTCCACCGTGGTGTTCATCTCGCCCCTCACCGGGCAGGTGGTGGACAGCAATGTGGGTGGCTATTTCGGCCCCTACCTCAAGTTCTCCGGGTTCGACGCCCTGGAGATCCAGGGGAAGGCCAAGGAAGAGGTCATCATCTTCATCGACGGGGACACGGGCAAGGTGACCATTGAGGCCGCGCCGCTGGAGCCCCTGGACACCTACGAACTCAAAGAGCAACTGGCCGAGATGTACAAGGGTGACAGCAAGCGCGGGAAGATGGCCATCTCCACCATCACGGCGGGTCCGGCGGCAGACTACAGTCGCTACGGCGTGCTGAACTTCAGTTGGTACGACGTCCGGCGCAAGGAGATGCGCGTCAAGCAGGCGGCGCGCGGTGGCGCCGGGCGGGTGTTCCGCGACAAGCACATCAAGGGCATCGTCATCCGCTTCAGCAACTTGCGGGGCGACAACAACAACCCGGCCAAGCCTGAACTTATCCGCAAGGCGGGCACGCGCATCAACCGCGAAATTGCCCTGCTGGACGACAAGCAGAACCAGATGCGCCGGGTGGGGACGCCGTATCTGGTCGAGATCATGGACCACTTCGACCTGCTGCCGGTGCACAACTTCAAATTTGGCGCTCACCCGGACACGCACAAGATCGACTCCACGGTCTGGAAGAAACTCTTCACCCAGGGGATGCCTGATGGGTGCTGGGCCGGATGCCAATTGTCCTGCTCCCACGGCGTCGATCACTTCCACCTGCGCACTGGCCCCTTCAAGGGTAAGGCGGTCCTGGTGGACGGCCCGGAGTACGAAAACGCGGCCGGTCTGGGGGCCAACATCGGCACCTTCGACCCCCTGTGGGTGCTGGAACTCAACTTCTACTGCGACACCTACGGCGTGGACACGATTTCCTTCGCTAACACGTTGGCCTTCTGTATGGAGTGCTGGGAGAACGGCATCCTCAACGCCGAGCGCACAGGTGGCCTGGAACTCACCTGGGGCAATGGCGAGGCGGCGGTGGAACTTCTGCATCAGATGGCCCGCGGCGAGGGCTTTGGTGTGCTGGTCGGCCAGGGCACCAAGTATCTGGTGGACTACTTCGTTGAGCACTACGGAGCGGACCGGCAATTCCTGGAAGACATCGCCATGCACAACAAGGGCATGGAGATTTCCGAGTATGTGACCAAAGAGTCCCTGGCCCAGCAAGGCGGGTACGGCATGACCCTCAAGGGCGGGCAACACGACGAGGCCTGGCTCATTTTCCTGGATCAGGTGAAGAAGTACCTGCCCACCTTCGAGGACAAGGCCGAGGCCTTGCACTGGTTCCCCATGTGGCGCACCTGGTTCAGCCTGCATGGGCTGTGCAAGTTGCCGTGGAACGACATCATCCCCGAGGGCAACGAGGACACCCCGGAGCCCCACAAGGTGCCCGAACACCTGGAGAACTACACCTGGCTCTATGAGGGGATCACTGGCCAGAAGGTCACGGTGGACGACCTCATCCGTCAGTCGGAGCGGGTGTACAACTTCCAGCGGGTGTTCGCGTTGCGGTTGGGCTACGGCACGCGGGAGTATGACTATGTGCCCTATCGCGCCATGGGCCCGGTCACCGTGGAAGAGTACGAGTCGCGCCAGGAGCGTTACGACCACCAGCTGCGCGAACTGGGCTTTGATGTGGACAACATGACCACCGAAGAAAAGGTGGCGGCTTTGCGCAGGCATCGCTACGAGCAATACGAGCAGTTGATGGACGCGGTGTACAAGCGCCGTGGCTGGGATGAGCATGGCATCCCCACGGTGGAGAAACTGCGCGAACTGGGCATTGACCTGCCCGAGGTGGTCGCAGTGGTGGAGAAAGCACGCCAGCGGTACGCTCAGAAGTAA
- a CDS encoding DUF4388 domain-containing protein: MGLKGNLRDFSITQLLNLINLARKTGLLVIQGPNEKAEVYFREGRLAYAGISGEDNSLAGILYRGGKLTRAQYNVLRQRASNLSDKELGLLLVNAGYLTQQDVLDALKEHYVAVVRRLFTWAEGLFSFELQAPSPKGKILTRVSLENLIIEGSRQMREWERLQDEIPSLEMALKFTERPGTNLRNLNLSVEEWRVISLVNPKNSLRQIMRATKMNELEIRRIVYGLLQAGIVELVRPEGYAPPKPIKPALADVKPEERRSLVNRLIERIRNL; this comes from the coding sequence ATGGGCCTCAAAGGCAACCTGCGCGACTTCAGCATCACGCAACTATTGAACTTGATTAACCTGGCCCGGAAGACCGGCTTGCTTGTCATTCAGGGGCCCAACGAAAAAGCGGAGGTGTATTTCCGCGAGGGGCGTTTGGCCTATGCCGGGATCAGCGGTGAGGACAACAGTCTGGCCGGTATCCTGTATCGGGGTGGGAAATTGACCAGGGCGCAATACAATGTACTTCGTCAACGGGCGAGCAACCTCAGCGACAAAGAGTTGGGGTTGTTGCTGGTTAATGCTGGTTACCTGACCCAACAGGATGTGCTCGATGCGCTAAAAGAGCACTATGTGGCGGTGGTGCGGCGGCTGTTCACCTGGGCCGAAGGATTGTTCTCGTTTGAGCTCCAGGCTCCTTCGCCCAAAGGAAAGATCTTGACCCGCGTTAGTCTGGAGAATCTAATCATCGAGGGCTCCCGACAGATGCGGGAGTGGGAGCGCCTGCAAGACGAGATCCCCAGCTTGGAGATGGCGTTGAAGTTCACCGAGCGTCCGGGGACGAATCTGCGCAATCTCAACCTGAGTGTGGAAGAGTGGCGGGTGATTTCCCTGGTCAACCCCAAGAACAGCCTGCGCCAGATTATGAGGGCCACGAAGATGAATGAATTGGAGATTCGGCGCATTGTGTACGGCTTGCTTCAGGCGGGCATCGTCGAACTCGTCCGCCCGGAGGGTTATGCTCCCCCGAAGCCCATCAAACCGGCTTTGGCTGATGTAAAGCCCGAAGAACGGCGCTCGCTGGTGAATCGGCTCATTGAGCGCATTCGCAATCTGTAA
- a CDS encoding ATP/GTP-binding protein, which yields MQTVKIVITGPFNSGKTSFIQTVSEIDVVATERKITSESERVKETTTVAMDFGRITVDDDLVLYLFGTPGQKRFDFMWEILSEGMLGFVVMVDSTRPETFYEARSILETFRAYAPTPYVVAANKQDMPDAWDIDDMRIALRLSKEVKLLPCVATDKESVKRVLLELLYSILAEMDAR from the coding sequence ATGCAGACGGTAAAAATTGTGATCACCGGGCCCTTTAACTCCGGCAAAACCTCGTTCATTCAGACCGTGAGTGAAATCGATGTGGTCGCCACGGAGCGCAAAATCACAAGCGAGTCCGAGCGGGTCAAAGAAACCACCACCGTGGCCATGGATTTTGGCCGCATCACTGTGGACGACGACCTGGTGCTCTACCTCTTCGGCACCCCTGGCCAGAAGCGGTTCGACTTCATGTGGGAGATTCTCTCCGAAGGGATGCTGGGCTTTGTGGTCATGGTGGACAGCACCCGGCCGGAGACCTTCTATGAGGCGCGGTCCATTTTGGAAACCTTCCGCGCTTATGCGCCCACGCCTTATGTGGTTGCGGCGAACAAGCAGGACATGCCCGACGCCTGGGATATCGACGACATGCGCATTGCCTTGCGCCTGTCCAAGGAGGTGAAACTCCTTCCTTGTGTGGCCACCGACAAGGAATCGGTGAAGCGGGTGCTGTTGGAGTTGTTGTACAGCATTCTGGCCGAAATGGACGCCAGGTAA
- a CDS encoding alpha/beta hydrolase: MSSITTDQGIVHYEVFGRGRPVILLHGWLGSWGLWQETMAYLGRYYRTYALDFWGFGESGKKRESYRVSDFVSLVQQFMDQLGIVRAPLVGHSMGGTVALSVAIQYPQLVSRVVVIGSPIVGSSLALTLKLAGYRPIAWLVYHWMWVLKQGIRLFAPMITRDERWPEMMDRDLSQVTLESFLHSIASLRQVDLRPFLAQIRVPVMGMYGDRDVIVHPRQWVSLKAGVPHARIERFPDAGHFIMLDAPKRFMRLLHTFLDETRTVPRYTR, encoded by the coding sequence GTGTCCTCCATCACCACCGATCAAGGCATTGTGCACTATGAAGTCTTCGGCCGCGGCCGACCAGTGATTTTGTTGCATGGTTGGCTGGGTTCGTGGGGGCTGTGGCAGGAGACCATGGCTTATTTGGGCCGCTATTATCGGACTTATGCGTTGGATTTTTGGGGCTTTGGCGAATCGGGCAAAAAGCGGGAATCCTACCGGGTCTCCGATTTTGTGAGCCTGGTTCAGCAGTTTATGGATCAATTGGGCATTGTCCGGGCCCCCCTGGTCGGCCACAGCATGGGAGGGACGGTGGCCCTCAGCGTGGCCATTCAGTACCCCCAACTGGTGAGCCGGGTGGTGGTCATCGGTTCGCCCATCGTGGGCTCTTCCCTGGCATTGACCCTCAAACTGGCCGGGTATCGCCCTATTGCCTGGCTGGTGTACCATTGGATGTGGGTCCTGAAACAGGGCATCCGGCTTTTTGCGCCGATGATCACGCGAGATGAGCGCTGGCCGGAGATGATGGATCGGGACCTCTCCCAGGTCACCCTGGAATCCTTCTTGCACAGCATCGCTTCCCTGCGTCAGGTGGATTTGCGGCCCTTCCTCGCCCAGATTCGGGTGCCCGTGATGGGCATGTACGGCGATCGGGATGTGATCGTCCATCCCCGGCAGTGGGTTTCTTTGAAAGCCGGTGTGCCCCATGCGCGCATCGAACGCTTTCCCGATGCCGGACACTTCATCATGCTGGACGCTCCCAAACGCTTCATGCGCCTCCTGCACACCTTCCTCGATGAAACCCGAACCGTGCCGCGATACACACGATGA
- a CDS encoding multidrug transporter, whose product MLKIIVHEPRPIAPFNEPARDLRIQNKPLWLAQRDALTPYTDREIEVTVGLPLPEVRDECLVYRDNLYFDEFYIDAFIREARRRNYPVRAAFAANDPAFREHALPLSISYIPYGDLYLADLWYYPRGLDPHVEPEPLVIDLQAREIGYYHVPTYMATEQGDLVFQVPLRALIAIDSWVHIFIADVVFGLFARGARFEERLNRDPFFKLKILGKALYEGKQVLESSELVKVGRNVVIDPSAVIHGPTIIGDNVTIGAGAVIDNCVIGSNVNISQGVQLMLSVIGDGAFLPFRAALFMTTLMDNSMVAQNTCLQMCVVGRNTFIGAGTTFTDFNLVSAPIKARDGYGRLKDANRPVLGGCVGHNCRLGSGLVVYPARMIESDVVLVASPERRVIMKDISYEESDHHRLREGHRHPRLYPRPGEEGGETW is encoded by the coding sequence ATGCTGAAGATCATCGTCCACGAACCGCGCCCCATCGCCCCCTTCAACGAGCCCGCGCGTGACCTGCGCATCCAGAATAAGCCCCTCTGGCTGGCCCAGCGGGACGCGCTCACGCCTTACACTGACCGAGAAATCGAGGTCACCGTCGGGTTGCCTCTGCCGGAAGTGCGGGACGAATGTCTGGTCTATCGCGACAACCTGTATTTCGACGAATTCTACATTGACGCGTTCATTCGAGAGGCGCGGCGGCGCAATTATCCGGTGCGGGCCGCGTTTGCGGCGAACGATCCGGCCTTCCGGGAACACGCACTGCCGCTCTCCATTTCCTACATCCCCTACGGTGACCTCTACCTGGCCGATCTGTGGTATTACCCCCGGGGGCTGGACCCCCATGTGGAGCCTGAACCCCTGGTCATCGACCTTCAGGCCCGGGAAATTGGCTACTACCATGTCCCTACCTACATGGCCACCGAGCAGGGCGACCTGGTGTTCCAGGTGCCCTTGCGCGCGTTGATTGCCATCGACTCCTGGGTGCACATTTTCATCGCCGATGTGGTCTTTGGCCTTTTCGCCCGGGGGGCGCGCTTTGAGGAGCGGCTGAACCGTGACCCATTTTTCAAGTTGAAAATTTTGGGAAAGGCCCTCTACGAGGGGAAGCAGGTTTTGGAAAGTTCGGAGTTGGTTAAGGTCGGGCGTAATGTGGTGATCGACCCCTCGGCGGTGATTCATGGGCCGACCATCATCGGCGACAATGTGACCATTGGCGCCGGGGCGGTGATTGACAACTGCGTCATCGGCAGCAATGTGAACATCTCGCAGGGTGTGCAGTTGATGCTTTCCGTGATCGGAGACGGCGCCTTTTTGCCCTTCCGTGCGGCGTTGTTCATGACCACCCTGATGGACAACAGTATGGTGGCGCAGAACACCTGCCTACAAATGTGTGTGGTGGGCCGCAATACCTTCATCGGCGCGGGTACCACTTTCACCGATTTCAATCTGGTCTCGGCGCCCATCAAAGCCCGGGATGGGTATGGCCGATTGAAGGATGCCAATCGCCCGGTGCTGGGCGGATGCGTCGGGCACAATTGCCGGTTGGGGTCCGGCCTGGTGGTGTATCCGGCACGCATGATCGAATCTGATGTGGTGTTGGTGGCATCGCCGGAGCGGCGGGTCATCATGAAGGATATTTCCTATGAGGAGAGCGATCACCATCGGCTGCGGGAGGGGCATCGGCATCCGCGCCTTTATCCTCGTCCGGGCGAGGAAGGCGGCGAGACCTGGTGA
- a CDS encoding shikimate dehydrogenase — translation MDTFAFIIHPIDPKRDVSRKFPLLGKVLTERQIDFFSTFFPPVYISEITGIVSQATGKEIKGWFVACPLTPRRMLELPERVVYRKIIQTGRMAERLGAKILGLGAFTSVVGDGGVTIARALDIPVTTGDAYTVAVAVEALLEAARLLEITLAEVTAAVVGASGAIGRVVAEMLAERVGEIVLIGRRRGALEVEQARLRDLGVPARVHISTDIADLQRAHLVVTVSSALDAIVEPQHLRPGSVVCDVARPRDVSAQVAAARDDVLVIDGGMVEVPGPVDFHFDFGFPPRHAYACMAETMALALEGRFEDYTVGKHITRAQVEEIVRIARKHGFRLNGFRSFEQPVTMEYIARVRERAKRQRATLKRRHP, via the coding sequence ATGGACACCTTTGCCTTTATCATCCATCCCATTGACCCGAAGCGAGATGTGAGCCGCAAGTTCCCTTTGTTGGGGAAGGTGCTCACCGAAAGGCAAATCGACTTTTTTTCCACCTTCTTCCCCCCGGTTTACATTTCGGAGATCACCGGTATCGTCTCTCAGGCCACGGGCAAAGAGATCAAAGGATGGTTTGTGGCCTGCCCGCTGACGCCGCGGCGGATGCTGGAACTCCCGGAACGGGTGGTGTACCGCAAGATCATCCAGACGGGGCGCATGGCCGAGCGCCTGGGGGCGAAGATTTTGGGCCTGGGGGCCTTCACCTCGGTGGTGGGGGACGGCGGCGTGACCATTGCCCGGGCCCTGGACATCCCGGTCACCACGGGCGACGCTTACACCGTGGCCGTGGCCGTGGAGGCTCTCCTGGAGGCGGCCCGTCTGTTGGAGATCACGCTGGCCGAGGTCACGGCGGCGGTGGTGGGGGCCAGCGGCGCCATTGGCCGCGTGGTCGCCGAGATGCTCGCGGAGCGGGTGGGCGAGATAGTGCTCATTGGCCGCCGACGGGGTGCCCTGGAAGTGGAGCAGGCGCGGCTGCGTGACCTGGGCGTCCCGGCGAGGGTGCACATCAGCACCGATATCGCCGACCTGCAGCGGGCGCATCTGGTGGTGACGGTGAGCAGCGCGCTGGACGCCATCGTGGAGCCCCAGCATCTGCGCCCCGGAAGCGTGGTCTGCGATGTGGCCCGGCCACGGGATGTGTCGGCTCAGGTGGCCGCGGCCCGTGATGATGTGCTGGTAATCGACGGCGGCATGGTGGAGGTGCCCGGCCCGGTGGACTTTCATTTCGATTTTGGCTTTCCGCCCCGCCACGCTTACGCCTGCATGGCTGAAACCATGGCTTTGGCGCTGGAGGGACGTTTCGAGGATTACACGGTGGGCAAGCACATCACCCGCGCCCAGGTGGAGGAAATTGTCCGCATTGCCCGCAAGCACGGCTTTCGCCTGAACGGTTTTCGCTCCTTTGAACAACCTGTTACAATGGAATATATCGCGCGAGTGCGTGAGCGCGCAAAACGCCAGCGCGCCACGCTCAAAAGGAGGCACCCATGA
- a CDS encoding response regulator encodes MSQPRLLIVEDDPDIAELLKLYFSSQGYEVDVAPRGTVALEKTRQQMPHLIVLDIMLPDIDGYEVCEQLRTNVRTAHIPIIFLTQKDERSDRLRGLELGADDYITKPFDIEELRLRVQNAIMRAERERLTDPRSGLPGGRLIEDHLRRIIRESGWAMMDIRILHYDAFRDVYGFVAASDVLRFMAMLLSEVVDELGTSNDFLGHPSEENFIVITSEEAAPAVRARLKERFDKEILTHYNFIDRERGYLVLPDESGEETQVPLMSLAIGVVFSSQFEFADIREITELAAEARRRDMGEE; translated from the coding sequence ATGAGTCAACCTCGATTGCTCATCGTGGAAGACGACCCCGATATCGCCGAATTGCTGAAACTCTACTTTTCCAGCCAGGGCTACGAGGTGGATGTGGCGCCCCGAGGGACGGTCGCTCTGGAGAAGACGCGCCAGCAAATGCCGCACCTGATTGTGCTGGACATCATGTTGCCGGATATTGACGGCTATGAAGTGTGCGAGCAGTTGCGCACCAACGTGCGTACGGCGCACATCCCCATCATCTTTCTCACCCAGAAGGATGAGCGGAGTGACCGTTTGCGAGGGTTGGAGTTAGGCGCCGATGATTACATCACCAAGCCCTTTGACATCGAGGAGTTGCGCCTGCGGGTGCAGAACGCCATCATGCGCGCCGAGCGCGAGCGGCTGACCGACCCGCGCTCGGGGTTGCCGGGTGGGCGGCTCATCGAGGATCACCTGCGACGCATCATCCGCGAGAGCGGCTGGGCCATGATGGACATCCGCATCCTTCACTACGACGCTTTTCGGGATGTCTATGGCTTTGTCGCCGCCAGCGATGTGCTGCGTTTCATGGCCATGTTGTTGAGTGAGGTGGTGGACGAGTTAGGGACGTCCAACGATTTTCTGGGGCACCCCAGCGAAGAGAATTTCATCGTCATCACCTCGGAAGAAGCCGCTCCGGCCGTCCGGGCGCGCCTCAAGGAGCGTTTCGACAAAGAGATTCTGACCCATTACAACTTCATCGACCGGGAGCGGGGATACCTGGTGTTGCCTGATGAATCAGGCGAGGAAACCCAGGTGCCGTTGATGAGCCTGGCCATTGGGGTTGTCTTTTCGTCGCAGTTCGAGTTTGCCGATATTCGCGAGATCACCGAGTTGGCTGCTGAGGCGCGACGCCGCGATATGGGCGAGGAGTAG